The genomic window TGGAGCGCCCAGGGCTGCGCCTTGCTGCAACCTTATGACATGGAAGTTGGCGCGGGCACTTCGCATACCGGCACTTTCCTGCGCGCAATCGGCCCGGAACCTTGGCGCGCCGCCTATGTACAACCGTCGCGCCGCCCTAAAGATGGCCGTTATGGCGAAAACCCAAACCGCCTGCAGCACTACTATCAATATCAGGTGGTTTTGAAACCGGCACCGGAAAATATCCTCGATCTTTACCTCGGTTCGCTCAAGGCGCTGGGCCTCGATTTACAACAAAACGATATCCGTTTCGTTGAAGACGATTGGGAAAACCCAACGCTGGGTGCCTGGGGTCTGGGCTGGGAAGTCTGGCTGAACGGCATGGAAGTAACGCAGTTCACTTATTTCCAGCAGGTTGGCGGTATCGATTGCAAGCCTATCCTGGGTGAAATTACTTATGGAATAGAACGTCTGGCGATGTATTTGCAAGGCGTAGAAAACGTCTACGACCTGGTCTGGACCGAGCGCGAAGAAAATGGCAAGACGATACGCCTGTCATATGGCGATGTATTTCATCAAAACGAAGTTGAGCAATCGACCTTCAATTTTGAATATTCGAATACCGATTTTCTGTTCACGCTGTTTAGTAACTACGAAGCCGAAGCCAAACGCTTGCTGGAAGTGACCGAAACTTCGCTGGCATTGCCAGCTTACGAAATGATCTTAAAAGCCGGGCATACCTTTAATTTGCTCGATGCCCGTGGTGCGATTTCGGTGACCGAACGCGCTGCCTACATAGGCCGCATCCGCAATCTATCTCGTGCCGTGGCAGCCGCTTATTACGCCTCACGCGAAAAACTGGGCTTCCCT from Undibacterium parvum includes these protein-coding regions:
- the glyQ gene encoding glycine--tRNA ligase subunit alpha, which codes for MLTFQQIILTLQEYWSAQGCALLQPYDMEVGAGTSHTGTFLRAIGPEPWRAAYVQPSRRPKDGRYGENPNRLQHYYQYQVVLKPAPENILDLYLGSLKALGLDLQQNDIRFVEDDWENPTLGAWGLGWEVWLNGMEVTQFTYFQQVGGIDCKPILGEITYGIERLAMYLQGVENVYDLVWTEREENGKTIRLSYGDVFHQNEVEQSTFNFEYSNTDFLFTLFSNYEAEAKRLLEVTETSLALPAYEMILKAGHTFNLLDARGAISVTERAAYIGRIRNLSRAVAAAYYASREKLGFPMCAADDRHKPAVATIVTAAV